The genomic interval CGGAGGTAAATTATGGAATTGTGTACGCAAGGCTCTCATCAGCGAGAGCCCCTGATCGTAACGGCTATTAATCTGGTACACATCCGCCGTGGAGGATGTCATCGTCTGGACCATCACCAATAAACTACCGGCAATCATCGCCACGATCGCGACGGCCATCATCACTTCAAAAAGGGTGAACCCCCTTTGATACCTAAGGTCGGTAAACATACACCTCCGCCTCCCTTTCTTGTTCCTGTCCCTCACCCTCATCCCACTGGGCCGTGATTTTCACGCGGTACATGCCGTTGAGGATTTCATCCCGTTGGTTTTTGATTTGGGCCATCTCGATATCACTTTTAAAAACAACCCCTTTGAGTGTGGATACTGATTGATACTCACCGTCACTCAAGACGGTTTTGCCTGGCAACAACCTCTCACTGGCCAAGGCTGTCTCCAGATTATTTTGCAGGGCATTCATCACCATCCGCTCGCGCAAATTGATCTGATGAATCTCGATACTCTTGGACATGATCTGGGCAAAGCCTACGATCACGAGCGCAAAAAGGCTCGTGGCTAAAATCACCTCCAGCAAGGTAAACCCGGCAGGCTTGTGCAATTTGCACGGGTCTTTAGAATGCATACGACTCCTCAATGACCGATGCCGTCAACGGGCTGAAAGTCAGGTCAATCCATGACCCGCCCAGCATGAGTTTAAGCCTCATGGGCTGGCAAACTCCCGTTGGATAAAAACTCCATTGGTTCGGCTCGTCCCCTTTAGCCACCGAGTAAAGATTTGTCACCGTAATACCCCTAGGAATATCCTGCACCTTGACGATTTCAGGCTCCTTACCCCCCCCGTTTTGAGCGGGGGCATATTTCATCAGTTCAATCGTCTTGTCATTCCATCGGACCTCGTAGGTAATCCCCTCCTTGAGGGATTCGCGGAATGCCGTCTGGGCAAATTCACTATAGAGAGAAGAACCCGCCCGCAATCTTTTCTCCACGACCACCGTATCAAACAGGGGCACCAGCATGGAGGAAAACATCACCGCCAAAACTATGGCCAAGGTCATCTCTAATAATGTGAACCCTCCGTCATCACGCCTGGGCCACCACGCTGCAATATACCGGCTGGCATTCCGGTTCATTTTGTGGTGGTATCCTCCCAATTGCCGATATCGTCGTCACTTTCCTTACGGTCTGGGCCATAAGAGTAAATATCGAAAGAATTGGGATTTTTCTTCCCGGGATAACGGTATTGGTAAGGCATGCCCCAAGGATCTTCGGGGGGCTTTTGATAAAGCTGGCGCCATCTTTTTGGGATCGGCTCGGATGTCGGCCTTTCAGCGAGGGCCCTTAACCCTTGCTCACTGGTGGGCAGCATCAGGTTACTGGCTTCATAAGTCCGCAATTGTGTCATGATCGCAGCAGTATCAGCTTTCACACGGACTTCACGCCCGGTATCCAGATTCCCGACGAGTGTGTATATTCCCGCGCCCAGCAATACCGAAATGATCGCCAGCACAAGCATGATTTCAATGAGTGTATAACCACCGGGAATATTCCGCTCCTGCATTTTTTTCTCGGTGGATTCAAGGGGTCGGCAAGGCGTCGTTCTCATGATTTTCCTCATTCATTCTAGGTGCCGCGGGGGGTGACGATTTTGCTTCGTCCCCGGAGTCGGGATTCCCTTCGGATGGTTTATCCGCACTGGTATCTGCCACAGCCGGATAATTCATCTGGATCACCATTTCTTTAACCGCAAAATTCTTCTTTGTGTCAGACTCGAGGATAAGCTGGATCATATTCTCCCCCGACAGGAGGAGGTCCGCCGGAACCAATAATGACGCCTGCGCCCAACCGTCAAAAACGATTTTGCCATCCGTGCCCAGCCTGTATCCCATGTCGCTTAATTCAGGAAAATGCACCTGTAAAGCCCCGGCATTGTGGCCATTGATCCAGACTTGAATCCGGCTGAAGGCATCCACACCCGCAAGCTTTGCGGATAAACGGCCCAAGAGGGGTAATTGCTCGACGGAAAATGAGACAGCCACCGTTTCATTCAGTTTCTCCGGCAGGTCGATCAAGGGGGCGAAAATCGTGTTCCCCTGCCATTCATCTTTCATCAAGGCTACATTATCCCCGCTGACATCTTTGCGGTGGATCGCCCGCCCGGAACGCGCCACATAGGAAACAGACTCCAAAGATCCTGCGGAAGCCACCGTCTCAAGGTCGAGGGCTTCAAATGAAACCGCCCGCACACTCCCCGCTTTACCCGTATAGAGGATTTCCAATGTACCAGACCCTTGGGTCAACCGCGAGGGAATCACTATCGTCTTTTGATTCGGTAATGCGATCCCATCATAAAAATCGTCCGACAACGTTTCGTTATTGCTTTCCCCTGTCCAAAAAATCTTCATGTACCCGGACTCCGGTTCTCGAAAAACAAGGGTCACAGCCACTCCCGCATTTCCAGTCAAGGGCTTCAGGTCAAATGAAAGGATCGCCGTGGCTTCCCCCTCCCGGTTTTCGGAGAGACTTACCCAATCCCCTCCATGACGGGATGAGTCTAATAAATTAAATATGGTTTTGTCCTGGGTCGCCCCTCGAAGGTCGGTCCCCAAAATCAAAATCCCCACCAGTACGATGAATAGTTTATTAACCCCTTTTTGCATGCAGGGCGTATCCTCATGAAATCGTCTATTTGAAGCAAGCCATTTCATAGGCATTTCGGCGTTTTAACGATAAATTCACAATTTAATCTTATCTTCTCGCGATCATCCTTTGACCCGCAAGCCGGAGATCGACTGAAATATCCCAGTAATGATCGAATAAGCCACCAGTCCCACCAGTAAGGATAATACCACAATAATCACCGGCTGGATCATCGATGTCATCGCCTCAATGCTCCTCTTGAGCTCTTTGTCATATCTTTTGGCGATCCTCTCCAGGGCTAGGGCGAGTTCCCCGGTTTGTTCCCCGATCGAGATACTGTCGATGACCATCGGGGGGAAACTGCCTGTTTTTGTCAGTGCCTTGGAAAAACTCTGCCCGTCCCCCACCATCTCCATGGTCTTGAGCAAATTGCTCTTGAGCTGTGTATTCCCGCACGTCTGGCTCACGAGGCGTAACCCCGCCATCAAGGGTAACCCATTACCCACCAGAGTCGAAAGTGTCTGCGCAATTTGCGCGATGGCCTGAGCCCGCAGAATCCGCCCGAAAAGGGGAATCTTCAAAACCACTACGTCCCACCACTTTTTCCCCGCTACCGTCCGGATATAGGCGATAAATCCGCCGCTGCCAGCGATGGTTAGCCCAATAATAAAAGGCCAGAATTGTTTAAAAAAACTGCTGATCTTGATCAGTAATAACGTCGGCAGGGGTAGATTCTGCCCGGTCTTTGTAAAAAGTGTGGTCAACTGAGGCACCAGGAATGTCATAAAGAAAAACATCAGTACCAGCCCCGCAAAAACAATGAATGAAGGATAAATCAAGGACTGGATGACCCTTGAACGCAAATCCTCCATCGCCGTCAAATGCTCCGCCTGGCGCTTGAGGATCTTCGGCAGGGCACCCGCCATTTCCCCCGCACCCACGAGGCTGCAATAAAGCTCATCAAAGCTCGGACTCGCCTTTTTGAGCGATTGGGAAAAGCTCATGCCTTCACGCACCGATTGGCGCAAGGTCGCAGTGACTTCTTTGATCTGGCTGAATTCCTTCCGGTTCTCCATCGCCCCCAAGGCTTGCTCCAATTGCAGGCCCGACTCGAGCAATTCGCTGAGTTCCTCGGTGAATAGGACAAGTTGCGTCTGGCTCAGGCGAATGGTTTTGCCGGATGGGACAAAGTTTTTCTTCGGCGTTTCAGCGGCGGGGTTCGTATTACTTTTGACGGGTTTATCCGCCATTTGCACGGGTGCAATTTGCTTTGGCTGTAGCCCCATCCGCTCAATCTGGCGGCTCGCAAGATTAAGCGTATCCGCCTCGATTATCCCCGAAACGGATTTCCCCCCCTTATCATAGGCTTGATAGCTGAATTGTTTCATATACCTCGAAAGTGCCTATCATTAATGGAGCTGGCGATGCTTATCAAACTAATATTCCGGCGATTATCTAGAATTAGTTAATAAATAAAAGTTGACAAATTATATTGTAAATATATTCTAGTAATTATGAATAATATAAAAAGCATCAAAACAATAGCTGGTTCGAGGTTGTCAAATCTCCTGTTTGCCCTATTGGTTTTTGCGGTTTACCAATCACAGGCACAGGCTCAAGTGGTGTTCAAAAATATCAATGATTGGAATAGTGGATTCCAAGGTGAAATCGAAATCACCAATAACACAGGAAAGACCATTCATAACTGGCGACTGGAAGTCACCATGTCCCCGGCTATCGCCTCAATATGGAATGCCTCCGTGGTTTCGCGCTCCGGCTCAAAATACACGGTAGCCGCAGCGGATTGGAATAAACAAATTGCTCCAGGGGGCAAAGTCTCCTTCGGGTTCACCGCCACTCCGGGGAATTTCAAGGTCTCCCCGACAAATTACGTGCTCAGTGATGCCTCACCCGGCACACCATCCCAGACGCCGACCCCTGCTCCGACGCCGAGCCCGACACCTTCACCGACCCCGGCTCCTTCCGGTGCCCCCGCCAAACCGACCATCGCCATTTATAAGAACTGGGCGGCGGGTGGAGGTTATGATGTGGAATGGACCAAGTGGAGCGGCACCGATGCCACGAGCTGGGTCCTGCTCGAAGACGGCAAAGAAATTTACCGGGCCGCTGCACCTTCCCCTGTTAATGGCCAACAAACCGCGCGTTATCGCGTGTCGAACCGTGATTACGGTTATTACGGGTACACGGTTAAACTCGTGAATGCCTCCGGGGAAGCGATCAGTGATAGTTCCTCCTACGCCAGCGGTGGGGCCAGCACGCTCAAGATCCCCAGTGTCGACGTGACCTCCCAAGCCCGCCAAGTCACTATCGACCTCGCCAAGGATACGGACCTCGCTGTGACCCGTTCTGGTAACCCGGTCAATGTCACCCTGCTTTTGAATAATCCCGATGTGCTGACCTCCAGCACCGTCTCCACGGGTACCATCCGCCTGCGCGGCAAACAGCCCGGGCGCGCCTCACTTAAAATCACCGACCCCCAATCCGGTGACGTGCGTTTCATCGGTGTACGTGTCCGCCAAGCCGACGGGAAACTCCCCGGCCTGCCCGCCTACGTCTCGATCGGTTCAGTCAGTGAAGACTCCGACGCAGACCTCTCTTTCTGGAAGGCTTTCTCGGGCGATGCAAAGAACCGCCGCATGGACATGCGTTACATCTATATTAATGGTGGTCCGAAAAACCAAGGGGTCGGCTGGCGCACTTGGACGGATACCGACGGATTCCGCGTCACCTCTTTCATCCGTGAAAGCCTCAAGCTCGGGATGATCCCCGTTCTCGTCTATTATAATATCCCCGATGGGGGGGAGAGCTACACGACCGATGTCTCCCACATACAAAACCACTCTTATATGCAGGGATATTTCACCGATTTAAAATTCGCCCTCGACCTCGCCAAAGCCGAGGCCGGTGATGAGATCGTCGGGATCGTGCTTGAACCCGACTTCATCGGATACCTCGCCCAAAACAACCAGAATCCCGAGACCCTCCTGGCCCGCACGGATGCGGTTTATTCCTCCGGTGTACTCGTGGCCGCCAGCGACCCGGCTTTTCCAAATACCGTCCGCGGCATGGTCGAGGCCATTAATTACACGATCAAGAAAAACCTGCCTAATGCATGGTTCGGTTGGCAATTTAACCTCTGGGCCTCACCCTCCGGGGGATGGACCACTCCCATCGGGGTCAAAGGCTTGATGCGGGTGAGTGATGATCGTGGCATTACTCAGGGCCGCGCGGATATTTCAAAGGAAGCCTCGGCCATCGCGGATTATTATGTCCGCGCTGGGGTCCTCACCCAAGGGGCCTCATTTGTGTCCGTCGATAAATACGGCCTGGATGCCGGGGCGGAAGGCAAGAATGCAAACCCTGCTGACTCCACTTGGTTCTGGAATGCCACCCATTGGGGC from Verrucomicrobiota bacterium carries:
- a CDS encoding type II secretion system F family protein gives rise to the protein MKQFSYQAYDKGGKSVSGIIEADTLNLASRQIERMGLQPKQIAPVQMADKPVKSNTNPAAETPKKNFVPSGKTIRLSQTQLVLFTEELSELLESGLQLEQALGAMENRKEFSQIKEVTATLRQSVREGMSFSQSLKKASPSFDELYCSLVGAGEMAGALPKILKRQAEHLTAMEDLRSRVIQSLIYPSFIVFAGLVLMFFFMTFLVPQLTTLFTKTGQNLPLPTLLLIKISSFFKQFWPFIIGLTIAGSGGFIAYIRTVAGKKWWDVVVLKIPLFGRILRAQAIAQIAQTLSTLVGNGLPLMAGLRLVSQTCGNTQLKSNLLKTMEMVGDGQSFSKALTKTGSFPPMVIDSISIGEQTGELALALERIAKRYDKELKRSIEAMTSMIQPVIIVVLSLLVGLVAYSIITGIFQSISGLRVKG
- a CDS encoding prepilin-type N-terminal cleavage/methylation domain-containing protein → MHSKDPCKLHKPAGFTLLEVILATSLFALVIVGFAQIMSKSIEIHQINLRERMVMNALQNNLETALASERLLPGKTVLSDGEYQSVSTLKGVVFKSDIEMAQIKNQRDEILNGMYRVKITAQWDEGEGQEQEREAEVYVYRP
- the gspG gene encoding type II secretion system major pseudopilin GspG — encoded protein: MRTTPCRPLESTEKKMQERNIPGGYTLIEIMLVLAIISVLLGAGIYTLVGNLDTGREVRVKADTAAIMTQLRTYEASNLMLPTSEQGLRALAERPTSEPIPKRWRQLYQKPPEDPWGMPYQYRYPGKKNPNSFDIYSYGPDRKESDDDIGNWEDTTTK